A section of the Hemitrygon akajei chromosome 8, sHemAka1.3, whole genome shotgun sequence genome encodes:
- the gjc2 gene encoding gap junction gamma-2 protein, which translates to MTNMSWAFLTRLLEEIHNHSTFVGKVWLTVLIIFRIVLTAVGGESIYSDEQSKFVCNTKQPGCENVCYDAFAPLSHVRFWVFQIIMISTPSVMYLGYAIHRIARSTEEEKRNKFFKKKKIPTIRWQVHRNSEHTEDEDEEEPMIYEETESEKKEARNDQKHDGRRRILQEGLMKMYVFQLIFRAMFEVGFLMGQYLLYGFEVNPSYVCTRNPCPHTVDCFVSRPTEKTVFLIVMYVVSCLCLILNICEMFHLGFGTIRDVIRSKRRSQNNNRPFPYHYPRNIPSSPPGYNLVVKSDKSTKVPNGLVAQEQRLTNVARDHQSTSPDDNIPPDLARLHKHLKVAQEQLDIAFQGYNMQENAQKSRTSSPASGGTVAEQNRVNAAHEKQGAKPKPGSEKDSSSSKSGDGKTSVWI; encoded by the coding sequence ATGACAAATATGAGCTGGGCCTTTTTAACACGTCTTCTTGAAGAAATACACAACCATTCTACCTTTGTTGGCAAAGTATGGCTGACAGTGCTGATAATATTCCGCATTGTGCTGACTGCAGTTGGAGGGGAGTCCATTTATTCTGATGAACAGAGTAAATTTGTTTGCAACACCAAACAGCCTGGTTGCGAGAATGTCTGCTATGATGCATTTGCACCTCTTTCCCATGTGAGATTCTGGGTTTTCCAGATCATCATGATATCGACTCCGTCTGTGATGTACCTGGGTTATGCTATCCATAGAATCGCCAGATCCACTGAAGAAGAAAAAAGGAACAAATTCTTCAAAAAGAAGAAAATACCAACCATACGGTGGCAAGTCCACCGAAATTCAGAACATACGGAGGATGAAGATGAGGAAGAGCCCATGATCTACGAAGAAAcagaaagtgagaaaaaagagGCTCGAAATGATCAAAAACATGATGGGAGACGACGTATCTTGCAAGAAGGTTTGATGAAAATGTATGTTTTCCAGTTAATTTTCAGGGCAATGTTTGAGGTAGGTTTCTTAATGGGACAATACTTATTGTATGGATTTGAAGTTAATCCATCGTATGTCTGCACTAGAAATCCTTGCCCTCATACAGTGGACTGTTTTGTCTCCAGACCTACAGAAAAGACTGTCTTCCTCATTGTAATGTATGTTGTCAGTTGTCTTTGTTTGATTCTTAATATCTGTGAGATGTTTCATCTGGGCTTTGGAACCATTAGAGATGTCATTCGTAGCAAGCGGCGGAGCCAGAACAATAATCGACCTTTTCCTTACCACTATCCTCGGAACATTCCATCATCACCACCAGGGTACAATCTGGTAGTCAAATCAGACAAGTCCACCAAGGTTCCCAATGGTCTTGTGGCTCAGGAACAACGTTTAACTAATGTAGCTCGAGATCATCAGTCCACTAGTCCAGATGATAACATCCCACCTGACTTGGCCAGGCTCCACAAACACCTGAAAGTTGCCCAGGAACAGTTGGACATTGCCTTTCAGGGTTATAACATGCAAGAAAATGCACAGAAGTCCAGGACCAGCAGCCCAGCatcaggaggtactgtagcagaGCAGAATCGTGTCAATGCTGCCCATGAGAAACAAGGAGCTAAGCCTAAACCTGGTTCAGAAAAAGACAGCTCCAGCAGCAAATCTGGAGATGGAAAAACATCTGTTTGGATTTAA